In Thermoanaerobacterium xylanolyticum LX-11, the genomic window CCTTTGCTTTTTGTATTGCGGGCAGCTATAGCACCAGATAAAACTATGCCAATTATCGTTATAAGCATTGTAAGCGTGGGAAGCGTTAATTCTGAAAGTGGTGTATATGTCAATACCAACGCATAAATTATAAAAAATAGAAGCGTAATTATATAGCTTATTAGCAATCCAACTATTATACCAGGTATGTTTAATATTCTGTCGTTGTAATTTTGAGTTTTGCTTTTCATTAAAGCACCTCCCTTTTTTCATCAGTAAATTTTATGCTTGTAAAAAAGACAATATTACATCTTATTAAAGCAAAAAAATGCGGTTTCCCGCATCTTTTTATTTGTTTTCGCTTTGTGAACTTAATACTTTTCCTACAGACCATTTGGCTATCTTTAATTTGACTTTATCGGCGCCTACTTCAATCGTAATCGCATCGTCTTTTATGTTTAATATCTTGCCGTAGATACCGCTTTTTGTAAGAATCTCGTCACCAGGTTTTAATGCATCAATCATAGCTTTCTCTTTCTTTTCCCTTCTCTGCTGTGGCAATATCAATAGAAAGTAAAAAATTGCCATAAAAATTACAATTTCGCCAATTAAATAAATCGTTTGAGCGTTCATTTTATTCCTCCTCGTATAATTATGAATATTCTCGGCAACTTCTGTTGCCTGATATATCTGAATTTCAGGAGACATCTTTTAAATTTATCCCCCAAAATTTCATTCTGAAATCCTTTTTCGATTTCCAATTCATTTACATCTTTATTTACATTGTAAGATTTTTTCTTTATATTTCCCTTTATTTAACATATATGGTTACATTCTATCTTGACTTTTTTAAATCGCCCCAATAATCGAAATGGATGGTGTTTTTACCATACTACTTGTTATTGAGGTGATTTTATGTTGGGCGCATGGCGTTCGCATTCTGATTATCAGTATTTCCTTGTCGAAAATATTCAACCCATTTATGCTTCAGATAAAAATCGTGTCATTCAATTTTCTGAAGCTTTATCTAAACTCTATAATTTAGATCTTGATGTTCTTAAACTTGTACTGGAACCTTATTATTCTAATACTGGTTCTCCAGCCAAAAACCAGCCTGAAGTTTTTCGGTCTTTTGTACTTATGTCTCTTCTTAAATGTCACAGTATTACTAAATGGGTTTACACGCTTCATCATGATGACCTTTTGTGTTACATGATTGGCGTGTCTCCTGATAATATTCCTGGTGTTGGTACTCATTATGACTTGATTAACAGGTTATGGCTTGAGGATCCTGATATTGAAAAAGACCGACAGGATTCTCTCCATCCTTTTAAACGCAAACCACGTAAAAAACTTGCTAAAAATCAGAAGCTTCCACCACGCCACCCTGGTATTATACAGAAATTTGTTGATTTGGCTTTACAGGGTAAAATTTTTGAGTCAAGACCTGAGAAGCTTCTTCAACAAATTTTTGCCGATGTTGCTGTTAGGCCTTCCGCCAATGATGGCATCCTCGGTGATATTGAAAAACTTACTATTTCCGGTGACGGTACTTGTATTAAAACCGGCGGAAGTCCTTTCGGTATTAGAACTTGTGATTGTGCTAATAAGGGTATATTTAATTGTGACTGCCATCGCAAGTTCTCTGACCCCGATGCTCGCTATGGTTGGGATAGTTATCATGAGACATGGTTTTATGGTTATTCTGGTTATTTTTTAGTGACATACAACGAAGAGCTTAAATCTGATATTCCGATTTATCTTCGCTTGGTTGAGGCTCCTCGTTATGATGGTGTTACTGCTATTATTGCTTTGTCTGAAGCAAGGGCTTTGTATCCTGATTTCGTTTTTGATAAATTTATTGGTGATTGTGCTCATGATAATTACCCTACTTATCATCTTCTTAATAAGTGGAATATTAAACCTGTAATTCCGCTTAATAAGAAGAATAAAAACAACAGCAAGTACCAAGGTACTATTAAAATCAATGAAAATGGTATTCCTGTCTGTATGGCAGGATTATCTATGGTTTACAATGGTTTTATGAAAGACCGTAACAGAATTAAATGGCGCTGTCCTTTTGCGACTGGTAAAGTTGATTCATGTAATTGTAAAGATAAGTGCTCCTCTTCTGATTATGGTAGAACCGTTTATACGAAGCCTTCATCTGATCCTCGCTTGTTTACCGTCATTCCACGTGGTTCTGATGAATGGAAAGGCGAGATGAAAAAGCGAACTTCTTCTGAGCGTGTTAACAAAAGGCTTCTTAATGACTATGAGTTGGAGCTATCTAAAACCAGAGGCAAAAAGCGTTGGTCTTTCTGGATTATGATACACTCTATTAATATCCATCTTGATGCTAGATTGAAAAAATCTAAGTTTGATTTTATTTCTATGCTTGATGGATTATTAGGTAGAGCAGCATAAATATTGAGATTCCATATACTGTTAATTTTTAAACCTATTTTATTAGGCTTTATTTCTTATACTCTTTTTTTAAATTGATTTTCATTATTTTACATTTTCTTTCCTCTTTTCAGTATTTTATCGCAAAGGCTTTGTTATTTTCTGTATCTAATTTCTAATTTATGCCATAGTATGACGTTGGAAATTAGTTTCCGAAATCACTCAATTATTATTAAAGACAATAAATTTGTCTCACATCTTAAAACTTAATAAAACACATTGATAATTGGAAATTACCTCTTCTTTAAAACCTTATTTAGAAATTACATCTATTGCCATGTATCTAAAATATCAAATGATTAAGTACATGGCACAGGCCGTCACATCTTTTATTTTACGGCCTTTATGTTTACTTTTGAGATAACTTGTAGCATTATTATACTGTAAAGTTAATATGGGACAGGCTTTTGTCCTCCTTGCGGTTTTTCCGCTCTTTTAAGTATGGTCCCTACACCAGATTTGCCTTTTCTAACGCGAAATCTGCTTTGTCGTATATAAACCCCTGGCAGCAGAGGATTAAGGTTTATATATTAATAGCTAATTGCGAGGTTGCTACATAATCTGGTCGCTAGGTTATCTCAAATTAACTTTTATCTACACCATTACCCTTTGAAAGGAGGTGCTATAACTTTGAATAAACTTTTTGTAGGCATGGATATAAGCTTGGATGATGTCAAGGTTCATATTCTCGACCAAGACGGCATTGATGCTTGCTCTCGTTTTTCTATAGATAATAATCCTTCTGGTTGCAATATTTTAGTGTCTCATATATTGGATTGTTGTAATAAATACAACATTCAGAAGGTTTTTATTGGCCTAGAATCTACTTCAGTCTATGGTTGGCATATTCAGTATTATTTAGCTGACCATGCTTCTTTGAAGCCTTTTAATCCTTCTGTAACTACTTTTAATGCTAATACTGTCAAGGCTTTTAAAAAGTCTCTTGGCAATTTGCCTAAGAATGACTGGGTTGATGCTTTTGTCATTGCTGAAAAATTAAGGTTTGGAAGGCTTCCTAAATCTTGTCCTGTAGATTTTAGATACCTTGCTCTCCAAAGGCTTACCCGCCATCGCTTTCACATTGTTGATAGTATTGTCAGAGAGAAAAATTATTTCCTAAGCAATCTGTTTCTTAAATTTAGTGGCTTATGTCAAACTAAAGTTTTTAGCAATAATTTTGGTACGACTGCTACTGAAATATTTAATGAGTTTTTAACTCTTGATGATATTGCGGCTCGACCGCTTGAAGATCTTGTTGCCTTTTTAGTTGATAAAGGTAGAGACCACTTTAATGACCCTAATGCTACAGCTAAATTACTCCAAGAGGCTGTACGCAAATCTTATAGAATTAACGCTAATGTAAATGATTCTTTGAATTTTGTTATCAAGTCTTGTCTTGATAATATACAGTATCTTGAAAAGCAGAAGAAAGCTTCTGAAAAGACCATTGCCAATGAAGTCAAAGGATTTAAGAATCAATTTCTTTGTCTTACTTCAGTAAATGGCATTGGTCCAACTATAGCAGCTGGCCTAATATCTGAGATAGGCGGAATATCAAGGTTTGATAATGATAATGCTCTTGCAAAGTTTTCCGGCATATATTGGTCAGAATACCAGTCTGCGGATTTTAAAGCGGAGGACACTTATTTAAAACGCACTGGTAATGAGTATCTCAGATATTACTTTATTCAAGCAGCCGACCAACTTAGGAAATATTGTCCTGAGTTTTCACAATACTATGCTCGCAAATTTAATGAAAGTAAAACTCATAAACACAAACGTGCTTTAGTTTTAACGGCACGCAAAGCTGTAAGGTTAGTCTTTGCTCTGCTGCGCGAAGAAAAACTTTATAAACCACCAGCAATGAAAGGAGATGATTGTAAAGAATAACATATTATTCTATTCCCATAATTAACATATATTTCCATTGCTGTTTTTGGTAATGGTTAGCTTTGCTATACTCTTTTTTAGCTATTTTTTTTAAAAAATTTTTTTGATTTTTTTAATCACCCCTTGACATATTACCGAAATACTTGTACCCGTATTTTTTATAAAATTGTGATTTAAATTCAAGCAGCTTGTCTTGCTTTATAGCATTTCTAATGTCCTCCATAAGTCTCGTTAAAAACCTCAAATTGTGAATTGTTGCAAGCCTTGCTGCTAAAATTTCATTAGCTTTAAAAAGATGCCTTATGTATGCCCTTGAAAAGTTTTTACATGTATAGCAATCACATTCGGCATCTAATGGAATAAACTCTTCAGCATGTGGAGCATCTCTTACTATAAGCCTACCTGTGCTGGTTAGAACTGTTCCATTTCTCGCTATACGTGTAGGCAAAACACAATCAAACATATCGACTCCTCTTATTACACCTTCTATCAAATCATCTGGACTTCCAACACCCATCAGATATCGAGGTTTATCTTGAGGAAGATAATCTGTAGTTAGATCTACCACATGATACATCAATTGTTTTTCTTCGCCAACGCTTAATCCACCTATAGAATATCCCGGAAAATCCATATCAACTAATCTATTTGCACATTCTTTTCTCAAGTCATCGTAAGTACCACCTTGCACAATACCAAAAAGCGCTTGTTTGTCCGTATTTTTATGTGCTTCTTTCCCTCTTTTAGCCCATCTTAATGTCAATTCCATAGAATTTTTTACATAACCATAATCAGCGGGATATGGCGCACACTCGTCAAAAGACATTATAATGTCTGCACCTAATGCATTTTCTATTTCTATCACTTTTTCTGGCGTCAAAAAATGCCTTGAACCGTCTATATGTGAACGAAATTCGACTCCTTCTTCCGTGATTTTCCTAAGTGGTCCTAAGCTAAACACTTGAAATCCACCGCTGTCAGTCAGTATAGCTCTATCCCAATTCATAAATTTATGCAATCCGCCAGCTTTTTTTATAAGCTCATGTCCCGGCCTTAAATATAAATGATATGTATTGCTCAATATTATATTAGCCCCAATTTCTTTAAGTTCCTCAGGAGTCATGGCCTTCACAGTTGCTTGAGTGCCAACTGGCATAAAAACCGGTGTCTCAATATCCCCATGTGGAGTGTGAAGTACTCCCAGTCTTGCTTTTGTATTTTTTTCTCTTTTTAATAAGTCGTATTTTATAGCCGTCATCGTTTCCTCCTAATCAAATAATTAGCATAGCATCGCCAAAACTATAAAATCTATATTTATTTTCTATGGCAGTCTTGTAGGCATTCATGACATTCTCCTTTCCAGCAAATGCAGAGATCATCATGATAAGCGTTGATTCAGGCAAATGAAAATTTGTTATTATGCCATCTATTGCTTTATACTTATATCCAGGATAAATAAAAATGTCAGTCCACCCGCTGCCAGCGTGAATAATTCCATCATCATCGGCAACAGTCTCTAAAGTTCGAGTAGATGTAGTACCGACTGATATTATCCTGCCACCTGCCTTTCTGGCAGCATTAATCGCATCCGCTGCATCTTCATTCACTATATAAAATTCAGAGTGCATCTTATGGTTCTCAATTACTTCCTCTTTGACAGGTCTAAATGTACCCAGCCCTACATGAAGCGTTATAAAAACCGTCTTAACTCCAAATTCTCTTATCTTATCTAAAAGCTCATTTGTAAAGTGAAGTCCAGCAGTAGGAGCTGCAGCAGAACCTTCATGTTTTGCGTACACTGTCTGATACATGTTTTTATCTTTCAATTTTTTCTTTATGTATGGCGGTATAGGCATCTCACCCAGTTTATCAAGCACTTCCTCAAAAACACCTTCATAGCTAAATCTCACAATTCTCCCGCCAGCATCTGTATCTGATAATATTAAAGCTTTCAGTTCTCCATTGCCAAAAATAAACTTAGAACCTATTTTGGCTCTTCGTCCTGGTTTTACTAATATTTCCCATTCATCAATTCCAAGTCTTTTTAAAAGAACAAATTCTATTTTTCCCCCAGTGTCCTCTCTAACGCCGTATAATCTTGCTGGTATTACCTTTGTATCATTTAGCACAAGAACATCATTTGGTTTCAAATAGGTTAATATATTTTTAAAAATATCATGCTTTATTTCACCTGTATCTTTATTTAAAACCATCAATCTTGATTCATCGCGATTTTGAAGAGGTTCTTGTGCGATAAGCTCTTCAGGTAAATCGTAGTAAAATTCGTGCAAATTCATAATAATGCCTCCAAATTTCTGCGTAAATTTTATAAAGCCTTATTGTTTATTGTATCATAAACATAGATTCCTTTATAGTAGTATTTTAATATGTCTATATAATTATACCCATGATCTGCCATTCCACGAGCTCCATATTGGCTCAGCCCAACGCCATGTCCGTATCCACTGCCATTTATAGTAAATATAGTAGACGATCCATTTTGGCTGGTAATTTTAATCGTTTTGCTTTGTCCTAAAATGTACAAATCGTTGTTCTCAACAATCTTTTGCCCACTCGCAGACATGACTGCTAAACCAGACAATGATTTACTGACAATGCCCTGTTGTGACTGAATATAAGTAGTATTGCTATTTGAAGCACTACCATTTCCACTTATTGTTATCATATTGCTTTTAAGTCCAAAAAAATTTCTTATATCATTTTTACTTAAAACATAATTACCTTTATCTCCATAAATCGTTACCTGTATAGCCCTGCCAGTCCAACTCTTGCTGGTCACTTGAATATTTGTAATATTACCTATATCAATGCCACTACTTTTTAACTTTTGAGCAACAGAATCAGCGGTAACACTTACAGTCCAATTGTCAATGGCTTCATTATACCCGAAAACATACTTATCTTCAACACCTCTTAGATAGGGAACGCTATTTGTATAGACATTTTCACTATCTTCTGTATAACCGCCACTATGTGAATGGAATATAGCTTCTATAGGCTGACCATTGTATATTGCTATTACTCCTTTTGTATCATCAACAGCCTTATTTGTATTTGGATTTTCTCCATCGTATCCATTGTATACTTGGCAATTTACATCATCTGTCAAATCAAATCCATATTTGCTGTATTCCCCAATATTGTACACTGCATAAGTTCTTGCCGCTACAGCCTGTGCTTTTAAAGCTTCTATGTTCCACGAGGCAGGCATTTCTGCAGGAACAACACCATATAAATACTCCTCCAGCGGCAAAACGTTTATCGCAGTCATGTCGCTATTCTGTTGCCTTATGAATTCAAAGTACCCTCTGTATCTTTTCCCATTAATAGATATTGGTCCATCACCAGACGTGTCCATAAGATAAATCTGATTACTTGCTGCATCTAAAAATACAGATTTCCCATTTTGAACTATTACTATATGATTGTTTGGAGATACCAACTTAACATCCGAAAATTTAGATTTAAGGCTATTCATTGCTGCAGTTGCATCAGATTGACTTAAATACGGACCAATGTAAATATGATAATTGCCATCATATCCTACAACTGAATTTGAAACATCAGAGCTTAGCTTTGTTTGTTGGCTGTCAGCCATCGCTTGATCGGAAAAATTGCCTTCTTGCAAGTAAAAGTTGTCATCTTTTATTACCTGAACATTGTTATATGAAATATTGTATATTGTTTTTACATTGCCAGCACCATCGTCTACGCCTACTTTGAATCCGCTTGAAGAAACTATTGAATAAGACGGCAACGAATTAGAAGCATAAAAAAGCCCTATTTTTATCAAAGACGGCATATTTACACTGGCGTTTACATAGCTTACAGTACTCATCAAAACAAGTGTAAAAAGTAAGAAAAACGAAACAAACTTTTTAAACCTCACAATCATGACCCCTTTACGTTTATTTTCTAAAAAGCCATAATATTAAAGTCAAAACAACGCTTAAAATTATTGACGACATCAATGGAAAGTAAAAAGTAAAATTGCCTTTTTTAAATACAATATCACCAGGCAAATGTCCAATTCCAAACTTTCCGCCAAAAAATAATATTAAACCAACTATTGTAAGCACTATGCCTATGCCAATCAACATTTTCCCAAATTCCTGAAACATATGGATCCCTCACTCAGGTAAGCTGTAATTGAGATACTCATAAGCCAATTTTGTCGCTATCCTACCCCTTGGAGTCCTGTTTAAAAATCCAATCTGCATCAAATATGGTTCATAAACATCTTCAATCGTATCGCTTTCTTCACCAATTGAAGCCGCAATAGTGTCAATGCCGACAGGCCCTCCAGAAAATTTCTCGATGATAGATTTTAACATTTTTCTATCTATATGCTCAAGTCCCATATCATCTACGCCCAACATATCAAGGGCATCTTTTGCTATATGAAAATCAATAAAGCCATTGCCCTTCACTTGAGCAAAATCTCTAACTCTCTTTAAAAGCCTATTTGCTATCCTTGGCGTTCCCCTGGAACGGCGACCCAGCTCATAAGCAGCCTCATCATTGATACCTATATTCAATATAGCTGATGACCTTTTTATGATCTCGCTTAATTCTTCAACAGAATAAAACTCCAACCTCATGATTACACCAAATCTGTCCCTTAATGGAGAAGTCATCAGTCCAGCCCTTGTCGTCGCTCCTATAAGAGTAAAATGTGGCAAATCGAGCCGCAGTGATCTTGCACTTGGTCCTTTTCCAATTATTATATCTAATTCAAAGTCTTCCATAGCTGGATATAAAATTTCTTCCACACTTCTATTAAGCCTGTGTATTTCATCAATAAAAAGAATATCATTTTCTTGTAGGTTAGTAAGTATCGCTGCTAAATCTCCTGCTCTTTCTATGGCTGGTCCCGAAGTTATTCTAATGCCAACACCCATCTCATTTGATATAATGTTGGCAAGTGTAGTTTTGCCAAGACCAGGTGGTCCAAAAAGCAGTACATGGTCTAATGGTTCACTTCTCATCTTAGCTGCCTCTATGTAAATTTTTAGTTCCTCTTTAATCTTCATCTGTCCTATGTATTCAGACAATCTTTTTGGCCGTAAAGAATACTCGGAGGCGTCTTCCGGCGTAAAATTCTGCGTTAAAATCCTCTCCTCCATTTTATCACCTTATTTCATAAGCTTTTTCAATGCCTCTTTTAAAGCAGACTCTAAATTTGAACAGTCCACTCCCTCTAATGCTTTTATAGACTCTTGTTTTGTATATCCAAGTGATAACAGCGCATCAACCACATCATTTGACAAATCATCAAGTTTTACATCATGAGCAAATGTTAACTTGTCTTTAAGCTCCAATATAATCCGCTGTGCAGTTTTTTTGCCAATGCCTGGTGACTTTTCTATAGCCTTTGAATCGCTGTTTCTTATGGCATCATAAAAACCTTCAATGGAAATTGTCGACAATATTGAAACTGCTGCTTTAGGTCCAACGCCATTTACAGCTATCAATTTTTTAAAAATCTCCACTTCATTTGTCGTCAAAAATCCATAAAGTTGAAATCCATCCTCTTTAACATGCATATATGTATAAAGCTTAATTATCTCACTTGTATTTGTCAAGTGACTTAAAGTGCTCCTTGGCACTATTATTTTAAAACCTATGCCAAGCGTTTCAATAACAACGTAGTCAATGCCTTTTTCAACAATATGACCCTTTATGTAATCTATCATTTTAATGACCCCAATTTCGCATT contains:
- a CDS encoding TIGR04086 family membrane protein, giving the protein MKSKTQNYNDRILNIPGIIVGLLISYIITLLFFIIYALVLTYTPLSELTLPTLTMLITIIGIVLSGAIAARNTKSKGWLNGGLAGLLYVLLMLFLGVYFVKEAGINAGIALKLIWGVILGAIGGMIGINL
- the yajC gene encoding preprotein translocase subunit YajC, producing the protein MNAQTIYLIGEIVIFMAIFYFLLILPQQRREKKEKAMIDALKPGDEILTKSGIYGKILNIKDDAITIEVGADKVKLKIAKWSVGKVLSSQSENK
- a CDS encoding IS110 family transposase is translated as MDISLDDVKVHILDQDGIDACSRFSIDNNPSGCNILVSHILDCCNKYNIQKVFIGLESTSVYGWHIQYYLADHASLKPFNPSVTTFNANTVKAFKKSLGNLPKNDWVDAFVIAEKLRFGRLPKSCPVDFRYLALQRLTRHRFHIVDSIVREKNYFLSNLFLKFSGLCQTKVFSNNFGTTATEIFNEFLTLDDIAARPLEDLVAFLVDKGRDHFNDPNATAKLLQEAVRKSYRINANVNDSLNFVIKSCLDNIQYLEKQKKASEKTIANEVKGFKNQFLCLTSVNGIGPTIAAGLISEIGGISRFDNDNALAKFSGIYWSEYQSADFKAEDTYLKRTGNEYLRYYFIQAADQLRKYCPEFSQYYARKFNESKTHKHKRALVLTARKAVRLVFALLREEKLYKPPAMKGDDCKE
- the tgt gene encoding tRNA guanosine(34) transglycosylase Tgt is translated as MTAIKYDLLKREKNTKARLGVLHTPHGDIETPVFMPVGTQATVKAMTPEELKEIGANIILSNTYHLYLRPGHELIKKAGGLHKFMNWDRAILTDSGGFQVFSLGPLRKITEEGVEFRSHIDGSRHFLTPEKVIEIENALGADIIMSFDECAPYPADYGYVKNSMELTLRWAKRGKEAHKNTDKQALFGIVQGGTYDDLRKECANRLVDMDFPGYSIGGLSVGEEKQLMYHVVDLTTDYLPQDKPRYLMGVGSPDDLIEGVIRGVDMFDCVLPTRIARNGTVLTSTGRLIVRDAPHAEEFIPLDAECDCYTCKNFSRAYIRHLFKANEILAARLATIHNLRFLTRLMEDIRNAIKQDKLLEFKSQFYKKYGYKYFGNMSRGD
- the queA gene encoding tRNA preQ1(34) S-adenosylmethionine ribosyltransferase-isomerase QueA, producing the protein MNLHEFYYDLPEELIAQEPLQNRDESRLMVLNKDTGEIKHDIFKNILTYLKPNDVLVLNDTKVIPARLYGVREDTGGKIEFVLLKRLGIDEWEILVKPGRRAKIGSKFIFGNGELKALILSDTDAGGRIVRFSYEGVFEEVLDKLGEMPIPPYIKKKLKDKNMYQTVYAKHEGSAAAPTAGLHFTNELLDKIREFGVKTVFITLHVGLGTFRPVKEEVIENHKMHSEFYIVNEDAADAINAARKAGGRIISVGTTSTRTLETVADDDGIIHAGSGWTDIFIYPGYKYKAIDGIITNFHLPESTLIMMISAFAGKENVMNAYKTAIENKYRFYSFGDAMLII
- a CDS encoding SpoIID/LytB domain-containing protein → MRFKKFVSFFLLFTLVLMSTVSYVNASVNMPSLIKIGLFYASNSLPSYSIVSSSGFKVGVDDGAGNVKTIYNISYNNVQVIKDDNFYLQEGNFSDQAMADSQQTKLSSDVSNSVVGYDGNYHIYIGPYLSQSDATAAMNSLKSKFSDVKLVSPNNHIVIVQNGKSVFLDAASNQIYLMDTSGDGPISINGKRYRGYFEFIRQQNSDMTAINVLPLEEYLYGVVPAEMPASWNIEALKAQAVAARTYAVYNIGEYSKYGFDLTDDVNCQVYNGYDGENPNTNKAVDDTKGVIAIYNGQPIEAIFHSHSGGYTEDSENVYTNSVPYLRGVEDKYVFGYNEAIDNWTVSVTADSVAQKLKSSGIDIGNITNIQVTSKSWTGRAIQVTIYGDKGNYVLSKNDIRNFFGLKSNMITISGNGSASNSNTTYIQSQQGIVSKSLSGLAVMSASGQKIVENNDLYILGQSKTIKITSQNGSSTIFTINGSGYGHGVGLSQYGARGMADHGYNYIDILKYYYKGIYVYDTINNKAL
- a CDS encoding DUF2905 domain-containing protein, producing the protein MFQEFGKMLIGIGIVLTIVGLILFFGGKFGIGHLPGDIVFKKGNFTFYFPLMSSIILSVVLTLILWLFRK
- the ruvB gene encoding Holliday junction branch migration DNA helicase RuvB, encoding MEERILTQNFTPEDASEYSLRPKRLSEYIGQMKIKEELKIYIEAAKMRSEPLDHVLLFGPPGLGKTTLANIISNEMGVGIRITSGPAIERAGDLAAILTNLQENDILFIDEIHRLNRSVEEILYPAMEDFELDIIIGKGPSARSLRLDLPHFTLIGATTRAGLMTSPLRDRFGVIMRLEFYSVEELSEIIKRSSAILNIGINDEAAYELGRRSRGTPRIANRLLKRVRDFAQVKGNGFIDFHIAKDALDMLGVDDMGLEHIDRKMLKSIIEKFSGGPVGIDTIAASIGEESDTIEDVYEPYLMQIGFLNRTPRGRIATKLAYEYLNYSLPE
- the ruvA gene encoding Holliday junction branch migration protein RuvA, producing the protein MIDYIKGHIVEKGIDYVVIETLGIGFKIIVPRSTLSHLTNTSEIIKLYTYMHVKEDGFQLYGFLTTNEVEIFKKLIAVNGVGPKAAVSILSTISIEGFYDAIRNSDSKAIEKSPGIGKKTAQRIILELKDKLTFAHDVKLDDLSNDVVDALLSLGYTKQESIKALEGVDCSNLESALKEALKKLMK